In Mangifera indica cultivar Alphonso chromosome 7, CATAS_Mindica_2.1, whole genome shotgun sequence, the genomic window aatatattaatttattaaataagataggtaaaatatcatttacctttaataagcttttaaaaaataacattggTACTTTACAATACATCtctattataaaatgatataaaattttttattattaaaattaatagttaactttgacaaatttatgaaaattgacattttcaaatataacaGGTAGAAATCTGTCATTTgatcaaaccttaggtgaggCTTGAATATTTGGCCTTTTAGATACCATAAAAGCCTACGTGTTCAAAGTTTAACTTGTCTACGTACGCCGTTTCAAAGCCACCAATTCGTCTGTAAATGTTTCCCCTTCCCTCCATTTCCTAACCCCTTTTTCTCGTATTTTTCTCCCTTAACCTCCTGCCTTGGCGCATATTAACAGAAGCCTCCGCGCATCCATGGCCTCTCTATCTCCGCCGTCGGCCTCCGTCCAACCGGGCCGCATTCGGGTTCTAAAACAAGGTTCCCCCCCACCATTGGATCGACATGCTGGTCCGGTTGTTTACTGGATGTTCAGAGAGCAACGGCTGAGAGACAACTGGGCTTTGATTCACGCTGTTGATCAAGCGAACAAGAATAACGTGCCTGTGGCTGTGGCTTTTAATCTTTTTGATCAGTTCTTGGGTGCTAAGGCGAGGCAACTGGGCTTCATGCTAAAAGGTCTGCGTCACCTGCACAAGAGTATGGAAGAAACTTTTCAGATTccatttttcttgtttcagGTTTgtctttttcaaactttaagattattaaaatatgtaatCTCAAGTAGCTTGATTTAGTATATTGAATTTGGGGATTTAAATTTATAGGGAGATGCTGAAGAGACTATACCGAAATTTGTAGAAGAATGCGGCGCTTCATTGTTAGTAACTGATTTCTCACCTTTAAGGGAAATTAGGAGATGTAAAGACAAAATATGCAAGAGAGTGAGCGATTCGGTAGCTATACATGAAGTTGATGCACACAATGTGGTACCTATATGGGTGGCCTCTGAGAAGTTGGAGTACAGTGCCAAGACCTTACGTGGGAAGATCAATAAATTGCTTCCGGAGTACCTCATTGAGTTTCCTTTGTTGCAACCTCAACATACAAAATGGCCTACCACTAGACGGTCGATTGATTGGGATAGCGTTATTGCTGATGTTTTAAGgtagatattattttgtttgagtgAGGTGAGATGAGATTTCTTGGTTgtctaatctttttttttttaattgtttttttgcTAGGAAAGGGGCTGAAGTTCCTGAAATTGATTGGTGTCAACCTGGAGAAGATGCAGCAATGGAAGTATTGAAGGGAAATGAAGATGGGTTTTTAACAAAGAGGCTGAAGAACTATCCTACAGATCGGAATAACCCACTGAAACCCAGAGCACTTTCCTGTCTCTCTCCATATTTGCATTTTGGGCAGATATCTGCACAGAGGTGTGCCGTGGAGGCACGTCTTGCAAGGAAACTCTGTCCTGAGGTTAGTggtatcatattttttttggggggggggggggggggggggggggggggggggggggggggtgggggggtGTGTGTGGGGGAGGGGAGGTGTGTGTGGTGTGGTGTGGTGTGGTGGGAGGATTTTCTTGTGCCTATTTTAAGTTACTGATTGAAAGGGAAGCATGATTAATATActcttcaatatattttttgaatgtaTGCCTGATAACCACAATGAGCTTCGGTTCACTATCACATTGGATTATTTTCTCTCTTgctttttgttaatatttagtTTATCTGATGTATAGCTTCTGTATCTACCTGCTACTCTAAAGGCAATTGATACATTTTTGGAGGAGCTGATTGTGCGAAGAGAACTTGCTGAAAATTTTTGCTTCTACCAGCCACATTATGATTCATTAAACGGGGCATGGGAATGGGCTCGTAAGTCCTTGAAGGACCATGCCTCTGATAAACGAGAGCATATTTACACGTGAGTAGAATTgtgtttgtttatttggttACACAGATTGAAGTGCTTCCCTATCACGGGCAGCTAAGTTTTGTTCAGTGGTTGAGGTCACTGATGtttcaaatgaaaattgaatttgcAGGAAGGAGCAATTTGAGAAGGCACAGACTGCTGATCCTGTGAGTAGATCTAGATCCATTATTTTGTAGTATCTGGAAGCATTTGAATGCTGCAGATTGTTCTTATTTGAGCATTTCACTactgttattataattatgttatgtTCTTTGGGAGGGTTTCTGTTGCACTGTGCAAATAATCTTCCAACCATTCTGTTGTGACTTTCAGCTTTGGAATGCTGCTCAGTTGGAGATGGTTCACCATGGGAAGATGCATGGTTTTATGCGGCAAGTAACTTACTGTTGCTTTATATACTTATCTTTGATGCTTGTTGTGctatatttcctttttcttttaaacttaaTCTTCGTGTCTTGGAATGTCAACAACCCCACTTCATTCTCTTTACATTGTGTAGGATGTATTGGGCAAAAAAGATTCTTGAGTGGACAAGAGGACCCGAAGAAGCCCTGGCAATATCAATATATCTAAATGACAAGGTAGTTGAGTTCTGAATTGGTGGTTGTTTTTACCAGTTAGTATCCAGTTTGTTAACCTGGTTGGTGTAAGCAGTATGAAATAGATGGGAGGGATCCAAATGGATATGTTGGCTGCATGTGGTCAATATGCGGTGTTCATGATCAGGTTTGAGTTCATGGcttcttttttgtttgtatttggTGAAATCAAGTTGAAATTGTTCCATGGGCAATTCTTAATTTCAGGGCTGGAAAGAGCGACCTATATTTGGGAAAATACGTTACATGAACTATGCAGGCTGCAAGAGGAAATTTGATGTTGATGGGTACATTTCCCTTGTGAAGAAGCTAGTAGGCCAATCTAAGAAGAGAAAAGCAGAAACCTCTCTCACTGGAAAACCAAAGCAACTCCATACATAGGGAAATTTTAATCAACATAAAATCAGAAGCCTTTtagttttatgtattttgaagCTTAGGTCACTGCACTGGTTAGATTCAGATAATTTTTGTGCAATTAATATCCTATCATATATCCCCCATGCAAATGATATCTCTCATGTCAATGTCAATTGaatcatgtatcatattatatattaaaaacttaatatatattacaatttttaagaaataaaataaaatatatatataataaacgtgtcactattttgaaaattttcattaattcttctaaaatttaaaaattttcttatgtaactttattacatcattattttatttaaaaaatatattaattcatattaataatacatatcatatcatatgatatatttactatattatattaattacaatatatttaatgatatatattattttttatttgtattacattatattataagattCGTATTATGTATCTAATGATACTAATaactacaatattttttatctgaCTCAAGTCTCTTTAGATAAAACTTTGagaacaattgaaaattaaaattaacaactcAAAATATTGAGTAATCATCAAAATCGCAATTTTGGTAACAATGTAAagcaaaaatgtttttattgcaCAAGCCCTGCAAAATAACTTGTTCAATCGTATAGCATTTGATATTGTACTACTAGAAACTCTTCCATCCAAACTAGCTTGCCAAAATAAAATACTTCAAGGACATTTGCATTGAAATTAAATCAGATGAGCCATTTTAATTTACCCAAGAAAGTTATCTGACAGCAAACGACCTCCACATGATACTTAAACAGGAAGGACTTGGGCAGTTGAATGGTGAATAAGTGTTCCTTTATCCTTCAACCAGAGGTGTTTTTCCTTGCTGCATAGACACGGTATGCTGCCAGTCCAACAATGGCCACTGCAGCTCCAACTGCAATGGTGAAACAAGATATAACATGTAGATGAAATCTTATTAAGCTGCTATCTatgattttaaggataaaaataatcttagaCCAGTCAGTCAACACACCTGAAACAAACATAAGCGAGCGATTAATGAGTCGATGATATTGCTTCCGGGTTCTCCCAGCTTCAGTTTCTGGGATGCTCAAGTGCGGATGCTCTGCTGCAACTACAATCCTCCGGAAAAGATTATTGAAGTCACCCAACTTTGAACTAATTGGAATAGGAGCCTCTATTCCCATATCCTGACTAACCTAAAATAGCAAACATTCCAACAATGTTACTGTATTAGCAACTCAGCTTAAAAAAAGATATAGATTTGGAAGGAAAAAGTGAAACATCATATAATGCTGCATTTTACTGAGGCAATGCAGCAAAGATGAGCACCAAACATTCAAGTTCTAGCATTGTTCATGACTGCAAcaataaaactgtttcagttACTTCATAATTTAGAATAACCAAATAAAACATCTTGATAGATATTGACTTCTATGGTCTAGACATCTTTGCTCAGCCAAGAAAAATATGAGCCGGCAAAGATGAGCTTCTGACAAAAATAAGTTAGCCACAAGAGACCCCAAGATAAAGTACTTAATCAGGCAAAAACCTTTTCAGATCATGCAAAAATCATCGAAGAAAGTA contains:
- the LOC123220157 gene encoding deoxyribodipyrimidine photo-lyase isoform X1; translated protein: MASLSPPSASVQPGRIRVLKQGSPPPLDRHAGPVVYWMFREQRLRDNWALIHAVDQANKNNVPVAVAFNLFDQFLGAKARQLGFMLKGLRHLHKSMEETFQIPFFLFQGDAEETIPKFVEECGASLLVTDFSPLREIRRCKDKICKRVSDSVAIHEVDAHNVVPIWVASEKLEYSAKTLRGKINKLLPEYLIEFPLLQPQHTKWPTTRRSIDWDSVIADVLRKGAEVPEIDWCQPGEDAAMEVLKGNEDGFLTKRLKNYPTDRNNPLKPRALSCLSPYLHFGQISAQRCAVEARLARKLCPELLYLPATLKAIDTFLEELIVRRELAENFCFYQPHYDSLNGAWEWARKSLKDHASDKREHIYTKEQFEKAQTADPLWNAAQLEMVHHGKMHGFMRMYWAKKILEWTRGPEEALAISIYLNDKYEIDGRDPNGYVGCMWSICGVHDQGWKERPIFGKIRYMNYAGCKRKFDVDGYISLVKKLVGQSKKRKAETSLTGKPKQLHT
- the LOC123220157 gene encoding deoxyribodipyrimidine photo-lyase isoform X2; translation: MASLSPPSASVQPGRIRVLKQGSPPPLDRHAGPVVYWMFREQRLRDNWALIHAVDQANKNNVPVAVAFNLFDQFLGAKARQLGFMLKGLRHLHKSMEETFQIPFFLFQGDAEETIPKFVEECGASLLVTDFSPLREIRRCKDKICKRVSDSVAIHEVDAHNVVPIWVASEKLEYSAKTLRGKINKLLPEYLIEFPLLQPQHTKWPTTRRSIDWDSVIADVLRKGAEVPEIDWCQPGEDAAMEVLKGNEDGFLTKRLKNYPTDRNNPLKPRALSCLSPYLHFGQISAQRCAVEARLARKLCPEAIDTFLEELIVRRELAENFCFYQPHYDSLNGAWEWARKSLKDHASDKREHIYTKEQFEKAQTADPLWNAAQLEMVHHGKMHGFMRMYWAKKILEWTRGPEEALAISIYLNDKYEIDGRDPNGYVGCMWSICGVHDQGWKERPIFGKIRYMNYAGCKRKFDVDGYISLVKKLVGQSKKRKAETSLTGKPKQLHT